Proteins encoded within one genomic window of Pseudalkalibacillus sp. SCS-8:
- a CDS encoding spore germination protein, producing MGFKRRHKNRRQNQDHGIGYDDHFQNRTISTCISDNIETATSILGDSSDVQIKTFKLRADQHLTASLIFIKGLVEQSSIDTFTASLTVGSLAEKSLMIETLPISELDRIDDWHKIIEAILCGNVVLFIDDEDHAYLLEANNDNFRSVQESTTEPVVRGPKEAFTETIQMNTAMVRRKIKDPNLRIQTKHIGRSTRTEVAIVHIHGIANEKIIQEVEERLDKIDIDGILESGNIEELIEDETYSPFPTTFNSEKPDVIAASLLEGKVAIFVDGTPFVLIVPALFVQFFQSAEDYYQRWDIATLLRLLRFFSFFISLLGPAFYIALTTFHHEMLPTNLLISLAAQREGIPFPAIFEAILMEVTLEILREAGIRLPVAIGQTISIVGALVIGQAAVEAGFVSPAMVIVVAITAISNFIIPSYNLAISIRILRFFFMLFAATFGLYGIALGLFALSLHLCSLRSFGIPYMSPLAPYNSQDQKDTLLRLPYQFLFTRPKLISQNNNVRQKSKSSK from the coding sequence ATGGGCTTCAAACGAAGACATAAAAATCGTAGACAAAATCAGGATCATGGAATTGGGTATGATGACCATTTTCAAAATCGTACAATCTCGACCTGCATATCCGACAATATCGAAACCGCTACGTCCATCCTAGGTGATAGTTCAGATGTCCAAATTAAAACCTTCAAACTTAGAGCTGATCAACATCTAACCGCAAGTCTGATTTTTATTAAAGGATTAGTCGAACAGTCCTCAATTGATACGTTCACTGCCTCTTTGACCGTCGGGAGTCTTGCTGAAAAATCACTAATGATTGAAACATTACCAATCAGTGAGTTGGACAGAATTGATGATTGGCACAAAATCATTGAAGCCATACTTTGCGGGAATGTTGTCCTTTTTATTGATGATGAAGATCACGCGTATCTATTGGAAGCCAACAATGATAATTTCAGATCTGTCCAAGAGTCCACAACTGAACCAGTTGTGAGAGGACCGAAGGAAGCATTCACCGAAACAATTCAAATGAATACGGCAATGGTACGAAGAAAAATCAAAGATCCAAATTTACGGATTCAAACAAAGCACATCGGACGCTCCACGCGAACAGAGGTTGCAATTGTACATATTCACGGTATCGCCAATGAAAAGATCATTCAAGAAGTCGAAGAACGATTGGACAAAATTGATATTGATGGAATTTTGGAGAGCGGGAATATTGAAGAATTGATTGAGGATGAAACCTATTCTCCTTTTCCGACTACCTTTAATTCAGAGAAACCGGATGTAATCGCTGCAAGTCTGTTGGAAGGAAAAGTCGCTATTTTCGTTGATGGAACACCGTTTGTACTGATCGTTCCAGCTCTTTTCGTACAATTCTTCCAATCCGCTGAGGATTATTATCAACGTTGGGATATCGCCACCTTGCTACGTTTACTGCGGTTCTTCAGCTTTTTCATATCCTTATTGGGCCCAGCTTTTTACATTGCATTAACGACGTTTCACCACGAAATGCTTCCAACGAATCTCTTGATCAGTCTGGCAGCGCAGCGAGAAGGCATTCCATTTCCTGCAATATTCGAGGCGATTCTTATGGAGGTGACTCTTGAAATTCTACGAGAAGCTGGAATCCGACTACCTGTTGCTATCGGACAAACCATATCGATCGTAGGGGCACTCGTCATTGGCCAGGCGGCTGTTGAAGCAGGTTTCGTGTCACCAGCAATGGTCATCGTCGTAGCCATTACAGCGATATCGAATTTTATCATTCCATCCTATAACCTTGCGATTTCCATTCGGATCTTACGATTTTTTTTCATGCTTTTTGCCGCTACATTCGGACTCTATGGCATTGCATTGGGGCTATTTGCTCTTTCCCTTCACTTGTGCAGTTTACGCTCATTCGGTATTCCTTATATGTCCCCGTTGGCGCCATATAATTCCCAGGATCAAAAGGATACGTTATTGAGATTGCCGTATCAATTCCTTTTCACACGTCCAAAATTGATCAGCCAAAATAACAATGTTCGTCAGAAATCCAAATCCTCCAAATAA
- a CDS encoding Ger(x)C family spore germination protein, producing MKAKMLIPCICLIFLLSGCWNSRELNEIGIAVGMGIDKTEGDQVLVTVQLVNPAEISTKQSGGARAPIVTYQERGDTVFEALRRMTKTVPRKIFFPHLRMLVIGDGVAKEGISTYLDLLERDQEFRPDFYVVIARDLEAQEILKLLVPVEKITAQNLFSKLETSAQVWAPTVALKFGKLLDELTSEGKQPVISGVRIKGDEEQGELMEHLQSADPATRLQYTDLAVFKEDQLQGWLNESESKGYNYIMGNVKSTIVNVPCEDTKGDVSVELLRTHTEMRSVVKKGEPSINLKLQVSGNVGEVECPINLQKAETIHKLEKQVEKDVIKQMKNATKKAKDDFQLDIFGFGDAFHRQNPTYWRKEKSNWDQIFVELPITFQVEARIYQTGRRSNSFINNIKE from the coding sequence ATGAAGGCGAAAATGTTGATTCCCTGTATATGTCTCATATTTTTGTTAAGTGGTTGCTGGAACAGTAGAGAGCTGAATGAAATAGGGATTGCAGTTGGAATGGGGATCGACAAAACAGAAGGCGACCAAGTTCTCGTAACTGTCCAACTCGTGAACCCCGCGGAAATATCCACAAAGCAAAGCGGGGGTGCCAGAGCTCCTATCGTAACGTATCAAGAAAGAGGCGATACTGTTTTTGAAGCACTCCGTCGAATGACAAAGACCGTGCCTCGAAAAATCTTTTTCCCTCACTTGCGGATGCTTGTCATAGGAGATGGGGTTGCAAAAGAAGGGATTTCAACTTATTTGGACTTATTAGAACGTGATCAAGAATTCCGACCTGATTTTTATGTTGTGATTGCAAGGGATCTTGAAGCGCAGGAAATTTTAAAGTTATTGGTCCCTGTAGAGAAAATCACAGCACAAAATCTTTTCTCGAAGCTCGAAACGTCCGCCCAGGTTTGGGCACCTACCGTTGCCTTGAAATTCGGAAAATTACTGGATGAATTGACAAGTGAAGGGAAGCAGCCGGTCATCAGCGGGGTCAGGATAAAAGGGGATGAAGAGCAAGGTGAATTGATGGAACACCTCCAATCGGCTGACCCAGCTACCCGGCTCCAATATACGGATTTGGCTGTGTTTAAAGAGGACCAGCTTCAAGGATGGTTAAATGAATCTGAAAGTAAAGGCTATAACTATATTATGGGGAATGTTAAGAGCACCATCGTGAACGTCCCGTGTGAGGATACAAAAGGAGATGTGTCGGTTGAATTACTCAGAACCCATACTGAAATGAGAAGTGTGGTGAAAAAAGGAGAGCCTTCCATAAACCTGAAGTTACAAGTTTCAGGTAATGTCGGAGAAGTAGAATGCCCAATTAATTTACAGAAGGCTGAAACGATTCACAAATTAGAAAAGCAAGTTGAAAAAGATGTAATAAAGCAAATGAAGAATGCCACTAAAAAAGCAAAAGATGACTTCCAGCTCGATATTTTCGGGTTTGGTGACGCCTTCCACCGTCAGAATCCTACATACTGGCGTAAAGAGAAATCGAATTGGGACCAGATCTTTGTTGAGTTGCCTATCACATTCCAAGTCGAAGCCCGTATTTACCAAACGGGGAGAAGAAGTAACTCTTTCATAAATAACATAAAGGAGTAG
- a CDS encoding endospore germination permease has protein sequence MIEKGRISVRQFTILVLLYTIGTTILIIPSILASNAKQDAWIAGLIGLAIAVAATLFYFHLASKFPEKNLAEIFEILFGKWVGKLFSFIYFFVFVFLLAIFVLRDIGDFMVTVMMVETPIQAIHLSFLIIVIIAVRLGLETFTRAAELFLPWVVMLYIILFLTITPQIDMRYAQPVLENGIKPVLNAAFSFVTFPYFEMIIFLMVIPYVNTPSRTKGGLVIGGVIGGCFLIILSMLSILVVGVEETSESIYSSYDLAKQINLGGFFQRVEAMMAFIWFTTVFVKLTLLIYVLCLGLAHTFGLSNYKTLTLPLGLLTFVLANDIFPNMAFLVEFTRTMQLYVLFWGLIIPLLLWIIAKFKRIDRT, from the coding sequence ATGATCGAAAAAGGAAGAATAAGTGTCAGGCAATTCACGATATTGGTGTTACTTTATACAATCGGTACAACCATATTGATCATTCCTTCCATTCTTGCATCTAATGCGAAACAGGACGCATGGATTGCAGGACTTATTGGCCTTGCTATTGCAGTTGCTGCCACACTTTTTTACTTTCATCTCGCCTCTAAATTCCCTGAAAAGAATCTAGCAGAGATTTTTGAAATCCTGTTTGGAAAATGGGTAGGTAAGCTGTTTTCTTTTATCTATTTCTTCGTCTTTGTCTTTCTATTAGCGATATTTGTACTAAGGGATATTGGGGATTTCATGGTTACCGTAATGATGGTTGAAACACCGATCCAAGCCATCCATTTGTCTTTTCTGATCATCGTCATCATTGCCGTACGGTTAGGGCTTGAAACGTTTACACGGGCAGCAGAGCTGTTTCTCCCTTGGGTCGTCATGCTCTATATCATACTCTTTCTTACCATCACACCCCAAATTGATATGCGGTATGCACAACCCGTTCTCGAAAACGGAATAAAACCCGTTTTAAACGCTGCATTTTCTTTTGTAACGTTCCCTTATTTTGAAATGATCATTTTTTTGATGGTCATACCCTATGTAAATACGCCTAGCCGTACAAAAGGGGGATTAGTGATCGGTGGAGTGATTGGTGGGTGTTTCCTTATCATCCTATCCATGCTTTCCATCCTCGTCGTAGGAGTAGAAGAAACGAGTGAAAGCATCTATTCTTCCTATGATCTTGCGAAACAAATCAACCTGGGAGGCTTCTTTCAGCGAGTTGAAGCGATGATGGCGTTCATTTGGTTTACGACTGTTTTTGTTAAATTGACACTTTTGATTTATGTCCTCTGTTTAGGACTAGCGCACACATTCGGTCTTTCTAATTATAAAACCTTAACGCTGCCATTAGGTCTTCTCACATTCGTCTTAGCCAATGACATCTTTCCAAACATGGCTTTTCTGGTTGAATTCACTCGAACGATGCAGTTATATGTCCTCTTTTGGGGATTAATTATCCCATTACTGTTGTGGATCATTGCAAAATTCAAAAGAATTGATCGGACATAA